A genome region from Mustelus asterias unplaced genomic scaffold, sMusAst1.hap1.1 HAP1_SCAFFOLD_107, whole genome shotgun sequence includes the following:
- the LOC144484430 gene encoding uncharacterized protein LOC144484430 — translation MAWQCEDCGKGFKYPSQLETHRCCHTGERPFTCSRCGRGFIQSSSLRIHQRIHTKERPFSCCVCGKGFNQSFNLALHKRVHTGERPFTCSQCGKRFSQSANLAKHRRIHTEARPFTCSVCGKKFKESSNLAKHQRVHTGERPFVCSQCGKGFTHSANLLRHQRIHTGEKPFICCVCGKGFSQSSTLLTHQRIHK, via the coding sequence ATGGCATggcaatgtgaggactgtgggaagggattcaaatacCCATcgcagctggaaactcatcgatgctgtcacactggggagaggccattcacctgctcccgatGCGGgaggggattcattcagtcatccagctTGCGTATACACCAAAGGATTCACActaaggagagaccattcagctgctgtgtgtgcgggaagggattcaatcagtcattcaacctagcattacacaagcgagttcacactggggagaggccgttcacttgctcccagtgtgggaagagattcagtcagtCAGCCAACCTAGCAAAACAccggcgaattcacactgaggccagaccattcacctgctctgtgtgtgggaagaaattcaaggagtcatccaacctagcaaaacaccagcgagttcacactggggagaggccattcgtctgttcccagtgtgggaagggatttactcactcagccaatctgctgagacaccaacgaattcacactggagagaagccattcatctgctgtgtgtgtgggaagggattcagtcagtcgtccactctgctgacacatcagcgaattcataaGTAA
- the LOC144484457 gene encoding uncharacterized protein LOC144484457, with protein MERPWKCGDCGKGFQCPSALDTHRRVHTGERPFTCSVCRKGFSISTTLLRHQRVHSGERPFTCSVCEKEFTQLSSLLTYQRVHTGERPFACSDCGKGFSDRSTLWRHQRVHSGERPFTCCVCGKGFSHSSTLQTHRVTHTNERPFKCSDCERSFKSSQTLMGHQRIHTEDRPFSCSYCVKRFRTSSQLLIHQRVHTGESPCVREGFQSFIHPVGTPASSYWGEAIHLLCVREGIYSDLQSAHTPASSHWGEAVQLL; from the coding sequence atggagagaCCATGGaagtgtggggactgtgggaagggattccagtGCCCATCTGCACTGGACACACATcgacgagttcatactggggagaggccgttcacctgctccgtgtgtaggaagggattcagtatatcaaccaccctgctgagacaccagcgagttcactctggggagaggccgttcacctgctctgtgtgtgagaaagaattcactcagttatccagcctgctgacgtaccagcgagttcacaccggggagagacctttcgcctgctcagactgtgggaaaggattcagtgatcGTTCCACCCtgtggaggcaccagcgagttcactctggggagaggccgttcacctgctgtgtgtgtgggaaaggattcagtcattcatccaccctgcagacacaccgtgtcacccacacgaatgagagaccgtttaaatgctctgactgtgagcgtagcttcaaaagctctcagactCTGATgggccaccagcgcattcacactgaggacagaccgttcagctgctcttacTGCgtgaagagatttagaacatcatcccaactgctaatacaccagcgagttcacactggggagtcaccctgtgtgcgggaagggtttcagtcattcatccaccctgttggcacaccagcgagttcatactggggagaggccattcacctgctctgtgtgcgggaagggatttactcagatctccaatctgctcacacaccagcgagttctcactggggagaggccgttcagctgctctga
- the LOC144484451 gene encoding uncharacterized protein LOC144484451 isoform X1, translating to MRSAGNGGGRTVLTWSRDQFKFYRVFKGEGLYSGDGKPNITSGSDKVAQVIVIEYHRVLNMEGKSTVQSGEKPYTCSVCGRGFSRSSGLSQHKCLHTWKESFCSPSELEIHQRTNAEKPFTCSECGKGFSDLSSLLRHRRVHTGERPFSCTVCGKGFNDLSNQLKHQRVHALEKPFTCPKCGKGFTDSSNMLRHQRVHADKRPFKCQECGKGFKGSEDLMCHQRVHSDERPFQCLDCGKCYKRRWDLICHQRVHSDEIPFRCSSCGTGFRQSSELTVHQRTHTKKRPFTCSECGKGFTRSSYLLRHQQLHV from the exons atgcgcagtgcgggtaatggcggcggacggacggttttaactTGGAGCCGAGATCAGTTCAAG ttttataGGGTCTTCAAAGGGGAAGGTTTGTATTCGGGAGAcgggaaaccaaacatcacatcaggatctgacaaAGTTGCCCAAGTTATTGTAATTGAATATCATCGAgtattgaacatggaaggaaaaagcaccgttcagagtggggagaaaccgtacacctgttctgtgtgtggacgaggcttcagtcgATCCTCAGGCTTGTCGCAACATAAATGTCTTCACACTTGGAAGGAGTCATTTTGttccccatctgagctggaaatccATCAACGCACTAACGCTGAGAAACCTTTCacttgctccgagtgtgggaagggattcagtgatttatccagcctgctgagacaccggcgagttcacactggggagaggccattcagctgtactgtgtgtgggaaaggattcaatgattTATCCAACCAGTtgaagcaccagcgagttcacgctttggagaaaccattcacctgccccaagtgtgggaaaggattcactgattcatccaacatgttgagacatcagcgagttcacgcagacaagagaccatttaaatgtcagGAATGTGGGAAGGGCTTTAAAGGTTCTGAGGATCTGATGTGccatcagcgagttcactctgacgagagacctttccaatgtctggactgtgggaagtgttATAAAAGACGCTGGGATCTGATTTGccatcagcgagttcactctgacgagataccgttcaggtgctccagctgtgggactgggttcaggcagtcatctgaactcactgtacaccagcgcactcacaccaagaaaagaccattcacctgctccgaatgtggaaagggattcactcggtcatcctacctgctgagacaccagcaacttcaTGTGTGA
- the LOC144484451 gene encoding uncharacterized protein LOC144484451 isoform X2, which translates to METTCPSNCINPFYRVFKGEGLYSGDGKPNITSGSDKVAQVIVIEYHRVLNMEGKSTVQSGEKPYTCSVCGRGFSRSSGLSQHKCLHTWKESFCSPSELEIHQRTNAEKPFTCSECGKGFSDLSSLLRHRRVHTGERPFSCTVCGKGFNDLSNQLKHQRVHALEKPFTCPKCGKGFTDSSNMLRHQRVHADKRPFKCQECGKGFKGSEDLMCHQRVHSDERPFQCLDCGKCYKRRWDLICHQRVHSDEIPFRCSSCGTGFRQSSELTVHQRTHTKKRPFTCSECGKGFTRSSYLLRHQQLHV; encoded by the exons atggagacaacttgtccatcaaactgcataaaccct ttttataGGGTCTTCAAAGGGGAAGGTTTGTATTCGGGAGAcgggaaaccaaacatcacatcaggatctgacaaAGTTGCCCAAGTTATTGTAATTGAATATCATCGAgtattgaacatggaaggaaaaagcaccgttcagagtggggagaaaccgtacacctgttctgtgtgtggacgaggcttcagtcgATCCTCAGGCTTGTCGCAACATAAATGTCTTCACACTTGGAAGGAGTCATTTTGttccccatctgagctggaaatccATCAACGCACTAACGCTGAGAAACCTTTCacttgctccgagtgtgggaagggattcagtgatttatccagcctgctgagacaccggcgagttcacactggggagaggccattcagctgtactgtgtgtgggaaaggattcaatgattTATCCAACCAGTtgaagcaccagcgagttcacgctttggagaaaccattcacctgccccaagtgtgggaaaggattcactgattcatccaacatgttgagacatcagcgagttcacgcagacaagagaccatttaaatgtcagGAATGTGGGAAGGGCTTTAAAGGTTCTGAGGATCTGATGTGccatcagcgagttcactctgacgagagacctttccaatgtctggactgtgggaagtgttATAAAAGACGCTGGGATCTGATTTGccatcagcgagttcactctgacgagataccgttcaggtgctccagctgtgggactgggttcaggcagtcatctgaactcactgtacaccagcgcactcacaccaagaaaagaccattcacctgctccgaatgtggaaagggattcactcggtcatcctacctgctgagacaccagcaacttcaTGTGTGA